The nucleotide sequence ATGCTCTCCGGCGGATCCGCCCCCAGCAATACCTCGGGCGGCACGAATCCGTCCCAGGTCGGCATGGGATCTTTGGTCGGCTCGATCCAGCGCAACTTCCAGTCCGGCGCCCTCGAGACCACCGGTGTGCCCACCGACATGGCCATCGAAGGCAACGGCTTCTTCATCGTCAGAACGCCGGAACTCAGGCAGGCTTACACCCGCGATGGCATGTTCGCCCTCGATGCCTCCAACACCCTCGTCACCTCGGACGGATACCCCGTTCAAGGCTACGGCATTGATGCCGCTTTCAACATCGATCGGTCCCGCTTGGTCGACCTCAACATCCCCCTGGGGACGCTCACCATCGCCCGGGCAACCTCATCAGCCGCCTTCGACGGCAATCTGAATGCCAACGGGACCATAGGCACGCAAGGCACGATTCTCTATTCGCAGGTGTTCACCGACGGTAGCGGCGGACCGGCCGCCACCGGCGCAACTCTGCTGACCAACCTGTACGACCCCACCGTCTCCACAACCAGCGCCCTCTTCGCGGTGGGCGACGTCATCACCCTTCAGGATGTCCGCAAGGGCGGCCGACAGATTGAAACGGCCAGCTTCACGGTTGATGCCGCCAGCACCCTGGATGATTTCCTGACTTTCCTGAACAACGAACTCGGACTGAACGCCGATCCGGCAGTACCCAATACGCCGGGCATTACCGTTGCCAGCGGCTTGGGCACTCCACCCGATGGAACGATCATCATCGAAGGCAACGTCGGCTACGATAACCGAATCGAAATCGCCCAGGTCGGAATCCGCAACTCCAACGAGACCGTCACCGCCAGTCCATTCCAGTTCACCCCACAGCAGCAAGCCAACGGCGAAAGCGTCTATACCAGTTTCCTCGTGTACGACTCCCTGGGCACGCCCATTCAGGTCAGTGTGACCGCTGTCCTCGAAAGCAAGACGGATGGCGGTACCCTCTGGCGGTTCTACACCGAAAGCACCGACGACACGGATCCGACGCCGGTCCTCGGAGCCACCGGTACCATCCAGTTCGACAACAACGGCCGCCTCCTGAACGTGACCAACAATATCCTTCAGATCGACCGCGATAACAGCGGAGCCTCAAACCCCGTGAGCTTCGAACTGGACTTCAGCAACCTCACCGGCTTGACGACCGACATGTCAACCCTGGTCATGACCTTCCAGGACGGCTTTGAGGCCGGTACCCTGACCAGCTTCAATACCGGTGCCGACGGGGTCATCAACGGTGTTTTCACCAACGGGCTCAGTCGCCCTCTCGGCCAGCTCGCCCTTGCCACCTTCATCAATTGCCAGGGCCTCGTCTCCCGGACCGACAACTTGTATTACGAAGGGTCGAATTCGGGCCAGCCGCTAATCACCGCCCCGGGTAATCTTGGTGCCGGTACCATCCAGGGAGCGACTCTGGAGCTCAGTAACGTCGATTTAACACGCGAATTTATCGGACTTGTCACGGCATCGACCGGTTTTTCGGCGTCCGGACGGGTGATCAACACCTCCAACGAACTGCTCAATGAATTGTTGTCGATAGCCCGATAAGAAAAGGTGCGGCCCACGCCTGAGGGCGGCCCACAGGCGCTGGGCCTCGAAACGTCCCGACGCCACAGGGTGACGCGGAAAACCGAAACGTGATCACACTGACCCGGTTGAACGGAACACGCTTCGTGATCAACGCGGAGCTGATCCGCACCGTCGAGGAGCGGCCCGATACGACCATCGTGTTGATCAACGGCGAGACCTTCATCGTTCGCGAACGCATGGAAGAGGTCGTCGCCCGGGCCATTGAGTACGGACGAATGATTCGGGTCTTCAGACCGTAGTGGCCGCCGGAAGACCCGTACTCGATTCGCTTGACTCGCGCAGCGCCCCGCCG is from Phycisphaerae bacterium and encodes:
- a CDS encoding flagellar hook-basal body complex protein, which produces MLSGGSAPSNTSGGTNPSQVGMGSLVGSIQRNFQSGALETTGVPTDMAIEGNGFFIVRTPELRQAYTRDGMFALDASNTLVTSDGYPVQGYGIDAAFNIDRSRLVDLNIPLGTLTIARATSSAAFDGNLNANGTIGTQGTILYSQVFTDGSGGPAATGATLLTNLYDPTVSTTSALFAVGDVITLQDVRKGGRQIETASFTVDAASTLDDFLTFLNNELGLNADPAVPNTPGITVASGLGTPPDGTIIIEGNVGYDNRIEIAQVGIRNSNETVTASPFQFTPQQQANGESVYTSFLVYDSLGTPIQVSVTAVLESKTDGGTLWRFYTESTDDTDPTPVLGATGTIQFDNNGRLLNVTNNILQIDRDNSGASNPVSFELDFSNLTGLTTDMSTLVMTFQDGFEAGTLTSFNTGADGVINGVFTNGLSRPLGQLALATFINCQGLVSRTDNLYYEGSNSGQPLITAPGNLGAGTIQGATLELSNVDLTREFIGLVTASTGFSASGRVINTSNELLNELLSIAR
- a CDS encoding flagellar FlbD family protein; the protein is MITLTRLNGTRFVINAELIRTVEERPDTTIVLINGETFIVRERMEEVVARAIEYGRMIRVFRP